The Anolis sagrei isolate rAnoSag1 chromosome Y, rAnoSag1.mat, whole genome shotgun sequence genome contains a region encoding:
- the LOC137094737 gene encoding LOW QUALITY PROTEIN: F-box only protein 46-like (The sequence of the model RefSeq protein was modified relative to this genomic sequence to represent the inferred CDS: inserted 1 base in 1 codon) yields MDQNTFSSRIQLWCPRPFGTYSQNKQCTGGQVKKTFGDFACKAKEEEVAGGEASSENTPPAPPPPPPPPPAASPSPSQVEEGRVLLDTWYVIKPGNTKEKIAFFVAHQCSSGSRASAMKVKGNWGSDSSKAKRRRRSHDPSKSKPCPVKLKDGVGGGVNKEAEDVCLCPESHADPAGADTTDLLSVAEMVALVEQRTALALQNYARPSPPAAPPSPMVFVSTEQEESGEKKVGALGGGSDCSRVAEAVAHIESRERNVLRQNGLCRESPECVANSQHSPGEVRIAFRISSSRDPRSPTEGGSSARPNCMFMSCGGSPTGSAARAKDKITCDLYQLISPSRDTLPNNVDFLLASASPKGADGSGNEPSDGADLAPKRWGDRPPLPPSPXDCVSGFHVDVVVTGVVDQCVFFGKDSTKNMKEETVCLTVSSPTQEVLCSSCDDPPPGQLFFLHTQGPRPEDSRDVDGAFLDPMNGGEGGLDRADGSGLEPAGSDTSLCRLYRHVSHDFLEIRFKIQRLLEPRQYMLLLPDHIMVKIFSYLPTQSLAALKCSCHYFKYIIETFGVQATDSKWNRDPLYRDDPCKQCKKHYEKGDVSLCRWHPKPYHHDLPYGRSYWMCCRRTDKDTPGCRVGLHDNNWVQPCDMLRERAARREDGR; encoded by the exons ATGGATCAGAACACCTTCTCCTCCCGCATCCAGCTATGGTGCCCCCGCCCCTTTGGCACCTACTCCCAGAACAAGCAGTGCACTGGAGGCCAGGTGAAGAAGACCTTCGGAGACTTTGCCTGCAAAGCCAAGGAAGAGGAGGTGGCGGGCGGTGAGGCTTCTTCGGAGAACACCCCTCCTgctccgccgccgcctcctccacCGCCGCCCGCCGCCTCCCCGAGCCCCAGCCAAGTGGAGGAAGGACGGGTGCTCTTGGACACGTGGTACGTCATCAAGCCGGGCAACACCAAGGAGAAGATCGCCTTTTTCGTGGCCCACCAGTGCAGCAGCGGCAGCCGAGCGAGCGCCATGAAGGTCAAAGGGAACTGGGGGAGCGACAGCTCCAAAGCCAAGCGCCGGCGGCGGTCTCACGACCCCAGCAAAAGCAAACCTTGCCCGGTGAAATTGAAGGACGGCGTCGGCGGGGGCGTCAACAAGGAAGCGGAAGATGTGTGCCTTTGTCCGGAGTCCCACGCCGACCCCGCCGGCGCAGATACCACCGACTTGCTTTCGGTTGCCGAGATGGTGGCTTTGGTGGAGCAGCGGACGGCCCTGGCCCTGCAGAACTATGCCAGGCCCAGCCCTCCTGCCGCCCCGCCGTCCCCCATGGTTTTCGTGTCGACGGAGCAAGAGGAAAGCGGGGAGAAGAAAGTGGGCGCGTTGGGGGGCGGCTCGGACTGCAGCCGGGTGGCTGAGGCGGTGGCTCACATCGAGTCACGGGAGCGGAACGTCTTGCGCCAGAACGGCCTCTGCCGGGAGTCGCCCGAATGCGTGGCCAACTCCCAGCACAGCCCCGGCGAGGTCCGCATCGCCTTCCGCATCTCCAGCAGCCGGGACCCCCGCTCGCCCACCGAGGGCGGCTCCAGCGCCCGCCCCAACTGTATGTTCATGAGCTGCGGGGGGTCGCCGACGGGGAGCGCCGCCCGTGCCAAAGACAAGATCACGTGTGACCTCTACCAGCTCATCAGCCCTTCCCGGGACACCCTGCCCAACAACGTGGACTTCCTTCTGGCAAGTGCCTCCCCAAAAGGGGCCGACGGGTCGGGCAACGAGCCCTCGGAC GGTGCCGATCTGGCGCCGAAAAGATGGGGGGACCGTCCGCCGCTGCCACCGTCAC GGGATTGTGTCTCCGGCTTCCACGTTGACGTGGTCGTCACGGGGGTGGTGGACCAGTGTGTCTTTTTCGGCAAGGACAGCACCAAGAACATGAAGGAGGAGACCGTCTGCTTGACCGTCAGCTCGCCGACCCAAGAGGTGTTGTGCTCGTCGTGCGACGACCCTCCTCCGGGGCAGCTCTTTTTCCTCCACACGCAAGGGCCTCGGCCGGAGGACAGCCGGGACGTGGACGGCGCCTTCCTGGACCCTATGAACGGTGGCGAGGGTGGGCTGGACAGGGCCGACGGGTCAGGGTTGGAACCCGCCGGCTCGGACACCTCCCTCTGCCGCTTGTACCGCCACGTCTCGCACGACTTCCTGGAGATCCGCTTCAAGATCCAGCGGTTGCTGGAGCCCCGCCAGTACATGCTGCTGCTCCCGGACCATATCATGGTGAAGATCTTCAGCTACTTACCCACGCAGTCGCTGGCCGCCTTAAAGTGCTCCTGCCACTACTTCAAGTACATCATCGAGACGTTCGGCGTCCAAGCCACGGACTCCAAGTGGAACCGGGACCCTTTGTACCGGGACGACCCTTGCAAGCAGTGCAAGAAGCACTACGAGAAGGGCGACGTCTCCCTCTGCCGCTGGCACCCCAAGCCCTACCATCACGACCTGCCTTACGGACGCTCCTACTGGATGTGCTGCCGGCGGACGGACAAGGACACGCCGGGCTGCCGGGTGGGACTTCACGACAACAACTGGGTCCAGCCCTGCGACATGTTGCGGGAAAGGGCGGCCCGGCGGGAGGACGGGAGGTGA
- the LOC132780553 gene encoding glutaminyl-peptide cyclotransferase-like protein gives MRKGPRRSRAGMGSSREGLASKSFLIGASKRGRIPKLFLLLLLLLAGGSFLGLYLLLWAWEAEPEGEGQDVDHKPRSLSSSELKGLASQVDLQRLWGTYLQPFLVERVPGSPGNKKVRQFITERLQGLSASWHVELDSFQQRTPRGAVGFANVVATLDPSAPSRLALACHYDSKYFPPDEKGRVFLGATDSAVPCSILLELATALDKELLKSKKQSSRVTLQLVFFDGEEAFHEWSPTDSLYGARHLAQRMAQTPHRPGVSQLQAISLFVLLDLLGAKQPTLRNHFPASAGWFERLLGLEKRLHRLGLLESHRQEQMYFQREPSYHVIEDDHVPFLQKGVPVLHLIATPFPQVWHTMEDTEAHLHPPTIQNLCTILAAFLAEYLHL, from the exons ATGCGGAAAGGGCCCCGCCGCAGCAGAGCGGGGATGGGCTCCTCCCGGGAAGGCTTGGCGTCGAAGAGCTTCCTAATCGGAGCCTCCAAGAGGGGGAGGATCCCCAAACtgttcctgctgctgctgctactcctGGCGGGAGGGTCCTTCCTGGGCCTTTACCTGTTGCTTTGGGCCTGGGAGGCAGAGCCAGAAGGAGAAGGCCAG GATGTGGATCACAAACCCAGGAGTCTGTCCAGCTCCGAGCTGAAAGGCCTGGCTTCCCAGGTGGATCTGCAAAGGCTTTGGGGCACTTACCTGCAGCCTTTCCTGGTGGAGAGGGTCCCCGGTAGCCCCGGAAACAAGAAGGTCCGGCAG TTCATCACGGAAAGGCTGCAAGGGCTCTCGGCTTCCTGGCATGTAGAGCTGGACTCTTTCCAGCAGCGGACGCCTCGCGGGGCCGTGGGCTTTGCCAACGTGGTGGCCACCCTGGACCCCTCGGCCCCTTCCCGCCTGGCCCTGGCCTGCCACTACGACTCGAAATACTTTCCGCCGGACGAGAAGGGCAGGGTCTTTTTGGGGGCCACCGACTCCGCAGTGCCCTGCTCCATCTTGCTGGAGTTGGCGACGGCGTTGGATAAGGAGTTGCTGAAGTCCAAGAAGCAG AGCTCCAGGGTGACACTCCAATTGGTCTTCTTCGATGGGGAGGAAGCATTCCATGAATGGAGCCCCACGGATTCCCTCTATGGGGCGCGCCACTTGGCCCAGCGCATGGCGCAAACCCCGCACCGCCCTGGCGTCAGCCAGCTCCAAGCCATA TCTCTCTTTGTCCTCTTGGATTTATTGGGCGCCAAGCAGCCGACTCTCCGGAACCATTTTCCTGCCTCCGCCGGTTGGTTCGAAAGGCTTCTTGGCCTCG AGAAGCGTCTCCATCGCCTCGGCCTCCTGGAGTCCCACCGGCAGGAGCAGATGTACTTCCAACGGGAGCCCTCCTACCACGTCATTGAAGACGACCACGTCCCCTTCCTCCAGAAAG GCGTTCCCGTCCTTCACCTCATTGCCACCCCGTTCCCGCAAGTCTGGCACACGATGGAAGACACCGAAGCCCATCTCCATCCTCCCACCATCCAAAACCTATGTACGATCCTGGCTGCTTTCCTAGCAGAGTATTTGCACCTATAG